One window of Papaver somniferum cultivar HN1 chromosome 9, ASM357369v1, whole genome shotgun sequence genomic DNA carries:
- the LOC113311681 gene encoding ankyrin repeat and protein kinase domain-containing protein 1-like: MKSRRQAIVSAAASGEVDRLKKLLAKYDDGRGLANTVRNIKDDNGVGIIHFAAVKGYLNVLKYLIEELGLDVNTKDENGKSPLLHATTSGNLNTFEYLLEKGADPESCTSRGYSSMHCAAEKGYTEILTRLLSRGINVNGSSEIGTPLGLAANLGQFEAMKILLDNNANMYDTQYGYFGDPRDPFTKRKSKKQILDFRDSDSVFSRSCSPEAGADPNCGSHGITPLVAAAIGGYTEIIKRLIQAGANPDATDRYGLTPLEITAHNGYRHCVEILFPVTSRITEYTDWNVGGVIRHVHSDQAKEQVDASSLEYPRQL; the protein is encoded by the exons ATGAAATCAAGACGTCAAGCTATTGTCAGTGCGGCTGCTAGCGGTGAAGTTGACCGACTCAAGA AATTacttgcaaaatatgatgatggaAGAGGATTAGCAAACACAGTGAGGAATATCAAAGATGATAATGGAGTAGGAATTATTCACTTTGCTGCTGTAAAAGGGTACTTAAATGTTCTCAAGTACTTGATTGAGGAATTGGGACTTGATGTCAATACCAAAGATGAAAACG GTAAATCTCCATTGTTACATGCAACAACGAGTGGGAATCTTAACACTTTTGAATATCTACTTGAAAAGGGTGCTGATCCTGAGTCATGCACCAGCAGAGGCTATAGTTCTATGCATTGTGCTGCTGAAAAAG GATACACAGAGATACTTACCAGATTACTTTCAAGAGGTATTAATGTAAATGGTTCAAGTGAAATTGGCACACCCCTTGGTTTGGCTGCTAATTTGGGCCAATTCGAGGCAATGAAGATTTTGTTGGATAACAATGCaaat ATGTATGACACACAATATGGGTACTTTGGAGATCCCAGAGATCCTTTCACCAAAAGGAAAAGTAAAAAACAGATCTTAGATTTTAGAGATAGTGATTCTGTTTTCTCCAGAAGTTGCTCTCCAGAG GCTGGTGCTGACCCAAACTGTGGATCACATGGAATTACACCTTTGGTAGCTGCAGCAATTGGTGGGTATACAGAAATCATCAAGCGCTTAATTCAAGCTGGTGCTAACCCAGATGCTACCGATCGT TATGGACTCACACCATTGGAAATTACCGCGCACAATGGTTATCGTCATTGTGTTGAGATTCTTTTCCCAGTTACTTCTCGTATTACGGAATATACCGACTGGAATGTTGGTGGAGTAATTAGACATGTGCATTCTGATCAAGCTAAGGAACAG GTTGATGCGTCGAGTTTGGAATATCCTCGGCAATTATAG